The following proteins are encoded in a genomic region of Ictalurus punctatus breed USDA103 chromosome 15, Coco_2.0, whole genome shotgun sequence:
- the si:dkey-32e6.3 gene encoding uncharacterized protein si:dkey-32e6.3, with translation MSGSQNSCETPKPSNDYRTNGGIAEESSDSEEHPSLSASQLLSLKRKKIVLHIDLNNTILVSDAVTKQGTAAALEYFLSTVTWGRMAKGKWEWMCESPSLLPPCEGAVSYYSQFGRVVGFTKAGPGRCFRKVFEEHLELLRWPSDLPAHKELSVKGEDGKLYHWILPSFFQLLQDLASQGIEFSIFFRTFGTDLPRLLMVVQRALEHGTHPLFPVLPQLKLSVDTTPGQIRCNTKGVILIHGETRISTQDGERSLYRYLSSSHGLGGFQDHFNWWAQNTYTIMGGKPLWIDPFDSTIQHIFIDDNIRQNNDDTIVHPKVFLDPESSKTRTASISELYDLCLIQTDLLRAISEPSYFTQRIQICMENYERNLRQQLG, from the exons ATGTCTGGCTCACAAAACTCTTGTGAAACACCCAAGCCCAGCAATGATTACAGAACTAATGGAGGGATAGCAGAGGAGAGCTCAGACAGTGAGGAACATCCATCTTTATCAGCTTCACAACTGTTGTCActtaagagaaagaaaatagtcCTTCACATCGATCTGAACAACACCATCCTGGTGTCTGATGCTGTTACAAAACAAGGGACGGCTGCTGCTCTTGAGTACTTTTTGTCCACTGTGACCTGGGGACGGATGGCAAAAG GAAAATGGGAGTGGATGTGTGagtctccatctctcctcccaCCATGTGAGGGTGCTGTGAGTTACTACTCTCAGTTTGGTAGAGTAGTAGGTTTCACCAAAGCTGGGCCAGGCAGGTGTTTCCGGAAGGTTTTTGAGGAACATCTCGAACTGCTGCGCTGGCCTTCTGACCTGCCTGCACACAAAGAGCTCTCTGTAAAAGGAGAAGATGGAAAACTGTACCACTGGATCCTCCCCTCTTTCTTCCAGCTGCTGCAGGATCTGGCCTCACAAGGGATCGAGTTTTCCATCTTCTTCCGCACGTTTGGCACAGATCTTCCACGTCTGTTGATGGTCGTTCAGCGAGCGCTTGAGCATGGCACCCATCCACTCTTCCCTGTACTTCCACAACTGAAG CTAAGTGTGGACACAACACCAGGTCAGATCAGATGCAACACTAAGGGTGTGATTCTGATTCATGGAGAGACCCGCATATCCACACAGGATGGGGAACGGAGTCTATACCGGTACTTAAGCTCTTCACATGGTCTGGGTGGCTTCCAGGACCACTTCAACTG GTGGGCACAAAACACATACACCATTATGGGAGGAAAGCCACTGTGGATTGACCCATTTGACTCCACAATCCAACACATCTTTATTGATGACAACATCCGCCAAAACAATGATGACACTATTGTGCATCCTAAG GTATTTCTGGATCCTGAGAGCTCCAAGACCCGCACAGCCTCCATTTCAGAGCTGTATGACCTGTGCCTGATTCAAACCGACCTCCTCAGAGCCATTTCTGAGCCCAGTTACTTCACCCAGCGCATTCAGATCTGCATGGAGAACTATGAGAGGAACCTTAGGCAGCAACTCGGCTAG